A window of Paenibacillus polygoni contains these coding sequences:
- a CDS encoding phytoene desaturase family protein, which translates to MSKKAVVIGGGLGGLSCAMRLAADGYEVEVLEKNERAGGKLNIRSGKGYSFDTGPSILTMPWVLEQLFQSTGRRLEDYMKLVRVEPQWRTFFEDGVSIDVTSDLPQMLSNIEGVSEEDAKGFFKYLQYCQKLYDLNRSSIYSKSISGLDELRGMHTVKELLAMDPLRTMSQSTSKYVKDKHLRQLFDFFIMYIGSSPYHAPAVLSQLVYVQLGLGIYYVEGGMYNIARGMLRVLEEQGVPVRTNAKVARINTKGHTATGVTLEDGTVIGADLVVSNLEAIPTYYSLLKDQNGAISTAKKLNKYAPTVSGLVLLLGVDKTYEQLQHHNFFFSANPEKEFHDIFNKGIPTDDPTVYIGVSSKSDASQAPSGKENLFVLTHVPPLKTGKSWQAYKEEYRELVLNKLERMGLTGIRDHIEYEYTFIPDDLQNLYGSNGGSIYGVVTDRKMNGGFKIPSQSELMSNLYFVGGSTHPGGGVPMVTLSGQLTADLIKEKENTKKAAKPHKTKKSV; encoded by the coding sequence ATGAGTAAAAAAGCAGTTGTCATCGGCGGCGGTCTTGGCGGTCTTTCCTGTGCCATGCGTCTAGCTGCAGACGGATATGAAGTAGAGGTTCTTGAGAAGAATGAACGAGCCGGCGGAAAACTAAATATTCGTTCTGGGAAAGGCTATTCTTTTGACACCGGTCCCTCCATTCTCACCATGCCTTGGGTTCTTGAACAATTGTTCCAAAGTACTGGGAGAAGACTAGAAGACTATATGAAGCTTGTTCGCGTTGAACCGCAATGGAGGACTTTTTTCGAAGATGGTGTATCTATTGATGTCACAAGTGATCTCCCGCAGATGCTGTCTAATATCGAGGGTGTCTCTGAAGAAGATGCAAAAGGGTTTTTTAAATATCTACAGTACTGCCAAAAGCTTTATGATCTCAATCGAAGCAGCATTTACAGTAAGAGTATATCTGGACTCGATGAGCTTCGCGGCATGCATACCGTAAAAGAATTGCTTGCAATGGATCCGCTTCGTACGATGTCTCAGAGTACGTCAAAATACGTAAAAGATAAACATTTGCGTCAATTGTTCGACTTTTTCATTATGTATATCGGCTCCTCTCCCTATCATGCGCCTGCTGTACTTTCCCAGCTTGTGTATGTACAGCTTGGTCTCGGAATCTACTATGTTGAGGGCGGAATGTATAATATCGCAAGAGGTATGCTGCGCGTTCTTGAAGAACAAGGTGTTCCCGTGAGAACAAATGCAAAAGTGGCCCGTATTAATACCAAAGGTCATACGGCTACAGGGGTAACCCTCGAAGATGGTACAGTGATAGGTGCCGATCTCGTTGTATCTAACCTAGAGGCTATCCCAACTTATTATTCCTTGCTCAAAGATCAGAACGGAGCGATCAGTACAGCGAAAAAATTAAACAAATATGCACCAACCGTTTCCGGGCTTGTGTTGCTCCTTGGTGTAGACAAAACGTATGAGCAGTTACAGCATCACAATTTCTTCTTCTCAGCAAATCCAGAGAAAGAATTCCATGATATATTTAATAAAGGAATTCCGACTGATGACCCAACCGTTTATATCGGTGTTTCCAGTAAATCAGATGCCTCGCAGGCTCCGTCAGGCAAGGAAAATTTATTTGTCTTAACCCATGTACCGCCGCTGAAGACGGGCAAAAGTTGGCAGGCTTATAAAGAGGAGTACCGTGAGCTGGTGCTGAACAAACTGGAACGAATGGGGCTTACAGGTATACGTGATCATATTGAATATGAGTATACTTTTATTCCAGATGACCTTCAAAATTTATATGGATCAAACGGCGGTTCGATCTATGGAGTGGTCACAGACCGCAAAATGAACGGCGGATTTAAAATACCAAGTCAAAGTGAGCTAATGAGCAACCTTTATTTCGTGGGAGGTTCCACACATCCAGGAGGCGGAGTACCTATGGTAACCCTATCTGGGCAGCTGACTGCCGATCTAATCAAAGAGAAGGAAAACACGAAGAAAGCTGCGAAACCCCACAAAACGAAGAAGTCAGTATAA
- a CDS encoding cupin domain-containing protein, which translates to MNKDPILKSPNLNLSADSNKTINYKRDANNYITQVFGEQLPAIKTGFFNIHMNKGFIVQPHWHTNVNELVFVISGEVVTSVFDPFTQKLKSYRIKPGQVSMLPLGWFHWIVAMKDNTHFLTIFDEATPDIVYGSDFLRFTPKGIMSLAYCVDEEKYAAAVAPIQESIILGPPLGCKKRTDSADPSSENRTITHTSHSSHSSPPAQPSHSSPSTYPPQPSHSSPPPHPSNPSHSSHPPHPSYLSHAYSLPQNPISSPQGYSSDGYRWNQAHPFNYYVPQENLHPYKTY; encoded by the coding sequence ATGAATAAGGACCCTATTTTAAAATCACCGAACCTTAATCTAAGCGCAGATTCAAACAAGACCATTAACTACAAGCGAGATGCAAATAATTATATTACACAAGTTTTTGGAGAGCAGCTCCCTGCGATTAAAACTGGTTTTTTCAATATCCATATGAACAAAGGTTTTATCGTACAGCCGCACTGGCATACCAATGTAAATGAACTCGTTTTTGTAATCAGCGGTGAGGTGGTAACTTCCGTATTTGACCCCTTTACTCAGAAACTCAAATCTTACCGGATAAAACCCGGCCAAGTATCCATGTTGCCGCTCGGTTGGTTTCACTGGATTGTAGCGATGAAAGACAACACTCACTTTCTTACGATCTTTGATGAAGCAACGCCGGATATTGTATATGGTTCCGATTTTCTACGTTTTACTCCCAAAGGAATTATGAGTCTCGCTTATTGTGTTGATGAAGAAAAATATGCTGCAGCCGTCGCACCTATTCAGGAATCTATCATTTTAGGACCTCCGCTCGGATGTAAGAAACGAACTGACTCTGCAGACCCATCCTCTGAAAACCGGACTATCACTCATACGTCTCATTCATCTCATTCATCTCCTCCAGCACAACCATCTCACTCATCTCCTTCAACGTATCCACCACAACCATCTCATTCATCTCCTCCACCGCATCCATCAAATCCGTCTCATTCATCCCACCCGCCGCATCCCTCATATCTATCGCATGCCTATTCTCTTCCACAAAATCCAATCTCGTCTCCTCAAGGATATTCTTCCGACGGCTATAGGTGGAACCAGGCCCATCCTTTTAATTACTACGTTCCGCAGGAGAATCTTCATCCTTATAAAACATACTAG
- a CDS encoding LLM class flavin-dependent oxidoreductase → MARKDKLHLGAFLMIPGHHVASWRYEDSNARGVLDYGFYREVAQTAERGKFDMVFLADGYAVHERFPLALEQTVQVRLEPLTLLSALAADTENIGLAATVSTTYNEPFHVARKFASLDYISGGRSAWNVVTSNTEAEARNFSLEKHLLHELRYERAEEFVDVVKQLWDSWEDDALVANKDEAKFADRTKIHKTDHEGKWFSVQGPLNVGRPPQGHPVIIQAGASEPGKELAARTAEVIFTAWQTLEEAQAFYSDVKGRLTKYGRKPSDLKIMPGVFPIIGRTEEEAQEKKARFEELIPVEAGVALLSGLISFDLSPYPVDGLLPELPELEQINGGKSRFQLLKSLADREGLSIRKLYQHIAGARGHREILGTPESIADQLQEWFENGAADGFNIMPPYLPGGLEDFVDLVVPELQRRGLFRTNYEGNTLRDNLGLTRPINGYTFKPAESKATTG, encoded by the coding sequence ATGGCACGTAAAGACAAACTGCATCTTGGCGCATTTTTAATGATTCCCGGGCATCATGTGGCTTCATGGAGGTACGAAGACAGCAATGCTAGAGGAGTACTCGATTATGGTTTTTACAGAGAGGTGGCACAAACGGCGGAGCGAGGGAAGTTTGATATGGTTTTCCTCGCTGATGGATATGCAGTGCATGAGCGATTCCCGCTTGCGCTGGAGCAAACGGTTCAGGTGCGGCTCGAGCCGCTGACGCTGTTATCTGCACTTGCTGCAGATACGGAGAATATTGGCCTGGCTGCCACGGTTTCGACCACGTACAATGAACCCTTTCATGTCGCCCGTAAATTTGCTTCCCTAGATTATATCAGCGGCGGACGATCAGCATGGAACGTGGTTACCTCTAATACAGAAGCTGAAGCTCGTAATTTCAGTCTTGAGAAACACCTTCTGCATGAACTGCGATATGAGCGTGCAGAGGAATTCGTTGATGTGGTCAAGCAGCTATGGGATAGCTGGGAGGATGATGCACTGGTTGCGAATAAGGATGAGGCAAAGTTTGCGGATCGGACAAAGATTCACAAGACGGATCATGAAGGCAAATGGTTCTCTGTTCAAGGACCGCTGAATGTGGGCCGTCCCCCTCAAGGTCATCCTGTCATTATCCAAGCGGGAGCTTCAGAACCTGGTAAGGAACTTGCTGCACGTACAGCCGAAGTTATTTTTACAGCTTGGCAGACATTAGAAGAGGCACAGGCTTTTTATAGTGATGTGAAAGGGCGTCTTACCAAATACGGAAGAAAACCATCTGATCTCAAAATAATGCCGGGTGTTTTCCCGATCATTGGCAGAACAGAGGAAGAAGCTCAGGAGAAAAAAGCACGTTTTGAGGAACTTATTCCTGTAGAAGCGGGTGTTGCCCTGTTATCTGGACTCATTAGCTTTGATCTAAGTCCATACCCTGTGGATGGACTGCTGCCTGAGCTGCCTGAACTTGAACAAATCAATGGGGGGAAAAGTCGGTTCCAGTTGTTAAAAAGTTTGGCAGACCGTGAGGGTTTGAGTATTCGGAAGTTGTATCAACATATCGCGGGGGCACGCGGACATCGTGAAATCCTTGGAACGCCAGAGTCCATTGCTGATCAACTGCAAGAATGGTTTGAGAACGGTGCAGCAGACGGTTTTAATATCATGCCGCCATATTTGCCAGGAGGACTTGAGGACTTTGTTGATCTGGTTGTACCTGAGCTGCAGCGGAGAGGTTTGTTCCGTACGAATTATGAAGGTAACACGCTGCGTGACAACCTAGGTCTTACAAGACCTATTAACGGTTACACTTTCAAACCTGCAGAGAGCAAAGCAACAACCGGTTGA
- a CDS encoding ABC transporter permease, translating to MSMNKSIVVRAAHPAAPVEAGTGNNEVTLRYEVKSRGNKIQNTSSQVKTAVFSGIRGSVAIVVLAFVWELAARLALVDATFLPPLSKVLAAWWELVLSGALLENFQVSIVRSISGLLLAILFSIPIGLLIGYYKPVAVILSPVLELFRNTAALALLPVFILILGIGETSKISIVLFACTWPILLNTVNGVRNVDPLLVKSARSLGLLPSKLFIKVILPASLPSIFTGIRLAGASSILVLIAAEMVGAKAGLGYLINYTQYNFQIPEMYAGILTISALGLSINQGLVLLERRFSGWKTK from the coding sequence ATGAGCATGAACAAATCAATCGTTGTGCGTGCAGCGCATCCTGCTGCACCTGTGGAAGCGGGTACTGGTAACAACGAGGTTACATTGAGGTATGAGGTAAAGAGCAGAGGCAACAAGATCCAGAATACTTCGTCTCAAGTAAAAACTGCTGTGTTTAGCGGCATTAGAGGTTCTGTTGCCATCGTTGTGCTTGCGTTCGTATGGGAGCTCGCTGCAAGGCTTGCTCTAGTAGATGCGACCTTCTTACCGCCATTATCGAAAGTCCTTGCGGCATGGTGGGAACTTGTTCTCTCGGGTGCACTGCTTGAGAACTTTCAGGTAAGCATCGTACGCAGTATTAGCGGGCTGCTTTTAGCTATCCTTTTTTCTATTCCTATTGGTCTCCTAATCGGTTATTACAAGCCGGTTGCCGTCATTCTTAGTCCCGTGTTAGAGCTGTTCCGGAATACAGCGGCGCTTGCTTTGTTGCCTGTCTTTATTCTGATTCTTGGAATTGGAGAAACATCGAAGATTTCAATTGTGTTATTCGCCTGCACCTGGCCTATTCTTCTAAATACCGTCAATGGAGTGCGAAATGTCGATCCGTTACTTGTTAAATCAGCTCGTTCACTTGGACTCCTCCCCTCCAAGTTATTCATTAAAGTTATTTTGCCCGCTTCACTGCCTTCCATCTTTACCGGTATTCGGCTTGCAGGGGCTTCCTCGATTCTTGTACTCATTGCAGCTGAAATGGTGGGAGCTAAAGCAGGGCTTGGTTATTTGATTAATTACACTCAGTATAATTTTCAAATTCCTGAGATGTATGCCGGTATTCTGACGATCTCCGCACTTGGCCTTTCCATTAATCAGGGACTGGTGCTGCTTGAAAGACGTTTCTCTGGTTGGAAGACGAAATAA
- a CDS encoding ABC transporter ATP-binding protein, producing the protein MNENNHNNSSNNGKMSLYSKISFKDVTKRFSVREGKGVSEFTAVDRINLEVRPGEFMAIVGPSGCGKSTLLDLLAGLSKPTSGQILLDGKPITGPGLNRGIVFQQYALFPWRTAEANIEFGLEAKGVRAKERKERARHYLSLVGLSGFENRYPHELSGGMKQRVAIARSLAFDPEVLLMDEPFAALDAQTRESLQDELLRIWEQTGKTIIFITHGIEEAVYLGQRVAVMTARPGTIKRVIDIPLASRTMEEDIRSGTEFGKLRHEIWSELREEVQRSQAFDRSKGTLLENNKAKMK; encoded by the coding sequence ATGAATGAAAACAATCATAACAATTCATCTAACAACGGTAAAATGAGTCTATATTCCAAAATCAGCTTTAAGGATGTAACCAAACGTTTTTCCGTTCGAGAAGGTAAGGGAGTCTCGGAATTCACTGCGGTAGACCGCATTAACTTGGAGGTACGCCCAGGTGAATTCATGGCAATCGTAGGTCCAAGCGGCTGCGGAAAGTCTACCTTGCTTGATTTGCTTGCTGGATTGTCTAAGCCTACTTCGGGTCAGATTTTACTGGATGGAAAGCCGATAACGGGTCCTGGACTGAACCGAGGTATAGTGTTTCAGCAGTATGCCTTATTTCCATGGCGCACCGCGGAAGCCAATATTGAGTTTGGACTTGAAGCGAAAGGAGTTCGCGCGAAGGAAAGAAAGGAACGAGCGCGTCATTATCTATCCCTCGTTGGTTTATCTGGATTTGAAAATCGGTACCCGCATGAACTTTCTGGCGGGATGAAGCAGCGAGTAGCCATTGCCCGTAGTCTTGCCTTTGATCCCGAAGTGCTGCTAATGGATGAACCTTTTGCAGCTCTGGATGCTCAGACCAGAGAATCGTTACAAGACGAATTGCTGCGGATTTGGGAACAGACAGGCAAAACCATTATTTTTATTACGCACGGCATTGAAGAAGCCGTGTATTTGGGGCAACGGGTGGCGGTGATGACAGCTAGACCCGGAACGATCAAGCGTGTTATTGATATTCCGCTCGCTTCCCGGACCATGGAAGAGGATATACGTTCAGGGACCGAATTTGGCAAGCTCCGGCATGAAATTTGGAGTGAGCTTAGAGAAGAAGTGCAGCGATCACAAGCTTTTGACCGCAGTAAGGGAACTCTACTAGAGAACAATAAGGCGAAAATGAAATAG
- a CDS encoding ABC transporter substrate-binding protein, with protein MGQLEGRRYSTVPRVEKRKRMRGRSLHILIAVISAALLTAGCSNDSKVVSASSEQEGEIETLELRYQGSTGAVTYPELAEDLGYLAPIKLKWIGNTTSGPQDIQTAATGQSDFGGAFNGAIIKLISAGAPIKSVISYYGMDELTFNGYYVLEGSPIKSAKDLIGKKVGMNTLGAHAEFVLKEYLLRGGLTEEEIKQVTLVALPPVNTEQSLRANQIEVAVLGGILRDRALDRGGIRPLFSDYELFGTQSAGTIVFTKQFIKENPNTVRKFVEATAKAIEWARTQPRETVISRYTDIVNKRGRQEDGANLQYWKSSGIAGKGGTIREEEFEIWRKWLESSGDDQAGNVKFKDLFTNEFNPFKDEDKK; from the coding sequence ATGGGTCAGTTAGAAGGCAGAAGGTATTCAACCGTACCAAGGGTAGAAAAGAGAAAGCGGATGAGAGGCAGATCGCTTCACATCCTCATCGCGGTGATATCGGCAGCACTGCTGACAGCCGGTTGCAGCAATGATAGTAAAGTTGTTTCAGCATCCTCTGAACAAGAGGGCGAGATTGAAACACTGGAGCTGCGTTATCAAGGCTCAACGGGAGCTGTGACCTATCCCGAGCTTGCAGAAGATCTCGGATACTTGGCTCCGATTAAACTCAAATGGATTGGCAATACGACCAGCGGACCGCAGGATATTCAGACAGCAGCGACAGGACAGTCCGATTTTGGCGGAGCTTTTAATGGAGCGATAATTAAACTTATTTCTGCAGGAGCACCGATTAAGTCCGTCATTAGTTATTACGGCATGGATGAGTTAACCTTCAACGGATATTACGTTCTGGAGGGAAGTCCAATCAAAAGCGCTAAAGACTTGATCGGCAAGAAGGTGGGGATGAATACACTCGGAGCACATGCGGAATTTGTACTGAAAGAATATTTGCTTAGGGGAGGATTGACAGAGGAAGAAATTAAACAGGTAACGCTTGTTGCTCTGCCTCCAGTAAATACAGAACAATCCCTGCGTGCTAATCAGATTGAGGTGGCAGTCTTAGGCGGAATTCTAAGGGACCGGGCGCTAGATCGGGGCGGGATACGTCCACTGTTCAGCGATTATGAGTTATTCGGAACTCAAAGCGCGGGCACGATTGTTTTTACAAAGCAATTTATTAAAGAAAATCCAAACACCGTAAGAAAATTTGTAGAAGCAACGGCGAAAGCCATTGAATGGGCTCGAACTCAGCCGAGAGAGACGGTCATCAGTCGGTATACAGATATCGTTAACAAACGCGGCCGACAGGAGGATGGGGCCAATCTGCAGTACTGGAAATCATCAGGGATTGCAGGTAAAGGAGGCACAATCCGTGAAGAGGAGTTTGAAATATGGAGGAAATGGCTAGAGAGCAGTGGTGATGACCAAGCTGGAAACGTAAAATTTAAAGATTTATTCACTAACGAGTTCAATCCTTTTAAGGACGAGGATAAAAAATAA
- a CDS encoding PTS sugar transporter subunit IIA — MFKWLKGKTQAKLELLEVKAPLTGKVVPLDQVPDPAFAQKAMGEGIAIEPTEGKVVAPFDGKVAHLIEKSKHAVILEHASGAQVLIHIGVNTVSLKGEGFKAHVSTGDEVKAGQLLIEFDMDAIQAAGYPVITPVLIPDGVDAIKSVEPLENAGSVTATSEAVLRVHLN; from the coding sequence ATGTTTAAATGGCTAAAAGGCAAGACACAAGCAAAACTTGAATTACTTGAAGTGAAGGCACCTTTGACAGGAAAGGTGGTTCCTTTAGATCAGGTTCCCGATCCGGCGTTTGCACAAAAAGCAATGGGAGAAGGAATTGCAATTGAACCAACCGAAGGAAAAGTGGTAGCTCCTTTTGATGGTAAAGTTGCTCATCTAATTGAAAAGAGTAAACATGCTGTTATTTTAGAGCATGCTTCAGGAGCACAAGTTCTGATTCACATTGGTGTTAACACTGTATCTCTCAAAGGAGAGGGATTTAAAGCTCATGTAAGTACAGGAGATGAAGTGAAAGCAGGTCAACTTCTGATTGAGTTCGATATGGATGCTATTCAGGCTGCAGGATATCCGGTAATTACCCCGGTTCTAATTCCTGACGGTGTAGATGCAATTAAGAGTGTAGAGCCTCTAGAGAATGCAGGTTCTGTAACCGCTACGTCTGAAGCCGTTCTGCGTGTACATCTTAATTAA
- a CDS encoding stalk domain-containing protein codes for MKKYWNHIVSGLLLFSVVAGSYAAASIADAREMQKEVSIDDKSSSYGSKAAIQNDVYILPLRMIHELATVELTWDNVHKRAEVKSQGKKYIITAGEKIVQTSANPIRLKTPAELRNGNIFVPATLLAEMSGAKVTLSEDDVAAKFTTANYYTMHPEGEPDITLLPMKIGKYDYIEGMKLKVSGKTYSFPDWKGMWGWNYKPELITEDISGDGHKEIIVVNTLGYGTGVFNQEVRVWNPVTRKEEKVDSLKKIVDENIESTIQAGKNQIQISLQIKGHKDPITQVIKESNASELHLNDGLGFGAWERYMVSDGKLRMRASANYTNTSAAGELIVTYQYKDHKYQADEIKYEVLDE; via the coding sequence ATGAAAAAATATTGGAATCATATTGTATCTGGTTTACTACTCTTCTCGGTTGTTGCTGGCTCTTATGCTGCCGCATCAATAGCAGATGCAAGAGAAATGCAAAAAGAGGTTTCTATAGATGATAAAAGTTCTTCATATGGATCTAAAGCTGCAATTCAGAATGACGTGTATATTCTTCCTCTAAGAATGATCCATGAATTAGCGACAGTGGAGCTGACTTGGGATAACGTCCATAAAAGAGCAGAGGTCAAATCACAAGGCAAAAAGTATATAATCACCGCTGGAGAAAAGATTGTTCAGACCAGCGCTAACCCGATTCGACTTAAAACACCGGCTGAACTGCGAAATGGTAATATCTTTGTTCCAGCCACCTTATTGGCAGAGATGTCAGGAGCAAAAGTAACCTTATCCGAGGACGATGTTGCAGCAAAGTTCACTACAGCCAATTACTATACAATGCATCCTGAGGGAGAGCCAGATATTACGCTGCTCCCCATGAAAATAGGGAAATATGATTATATTGAAGGGATGAAGCTGAAAGTCTCAGGAAAAACCTACTCCTTTCCCGATTGGAAAGGAATGTGGGGATGGAACTATAAACCTGAATTGATTACAGAAGACATTTCTGGAGATGGACATAAAGAAATTATTGTCGTGAACACACTGGGGTATGGAACGGGAGTATTCAATCAAGAAGTGAGAGTATGGAATCCAGTAACCCGGAAAGAGGAAAAGGTCGATTCGCTTAAAAAGATAGTAGATGAGAATATAGAGTCCACGATTCAGGCAGGTAAGAATCAGATACAGATCAGCCTGCAGATCAAAGGGCACAAAGATCCCATCACACAAGTGATTAAAGAATCTAACGCGAGCGAGTTACACCTTAATGACGGACTTGGATTTGGCGCATGGGAGAGATACATGGTAAGTGACGGGAAGCTAAGGATGCGTGCAAGTGCAAACTATACCAATACATCTGCCGCGGGGGAACTCATTGTAACGTATCAATATAAAGATCATAAATATCAAGCTGATGAAATAAAATATGAAGTGCTGGATGAATAA
- a CDS encoding LysR family transcriptional regulator — protein MELAQLSYFIKVAELEHVTRAAEELHMAQPALTKAIRQLEKELNTPLFDRLGKYIRLNENGRIFLKYATEALQLLEEGKKQLQDTTDGKKGSVQLAIDVHTQDVPELILKFKESFPEFNVAIVPYVEGSYHHDLCLTSMPVIPETMERVCLYNEELLLALPDSHPLASLETIHLQAVRYESFIMAPGSSSLRVITDRCFAMAGIQPSIALESEDPLLVKRMVAAGQLLAIVPARSWTSSAYSGIVLRRIVNAGSSRTVSLCWMKGHYLSCAAERFKELAIQYYKEKPSVSV, from the coding sequence ATGGAACTTGCTCAACTATCCTATTTTATTAAAGTTGCCGAACTGGAACATGTGACCCGTGCTGCTGAAGAATTACATATGGCACAGCCCGCATTAACCAAAGCAATTCGTCAACTGGAAAAAGAACTGAATACCCCTCTGTTTGATCGACTGGGTAAATATATACGTCTAAATGAGAACGGAAGAATTTTCTTAAAGTATGCGACAGAAGCTTTACAGCTGCTAGAGGAAGGTAAAAAGCAGCTGCAAGATACAACAGATGGCAAAAAAGGTTCTGTTCAGCTGGCAATCGACGTACATACTCAAGATGTTCCCGAACTTATTTTGAAGTTCAAAGAGAGTTTTCCGGAGTTTAATGTAGCCATTGTACCTTATGTAGAGGGAAGCTATCATCATGACCTGTGCTTGACTAGTATGCCAGTCATACCAGAGACGATGGAAAGAGTTTGTTTATACAATGAGGAACTTCTTCTAGCCCTTCCGGATTCTCACCCGCTAGCCAGCTTAGAGACGATTCATCTGCAAGCGGTTAGGTATGAGTCCTTTATTATGGCCCCGGGTTCAAGCAGCTTGCGTGTTATTACAGACCGTTGTTTCGCAATGGCCGGCATACAGCCTTCTATCGCATTAGAGAGTGAGGATCCCCTTCTTGTTAAACGTATGGTTGCCGCAGGACAATTACTTGCGATCGTTCCTGCAAGATCCTGGACCTCGTCTGCTTATTCAGGTATCGTGCTGCGCCGTATTGTGAATGCCGGCAGTTCAAGAACGGTATCGCTATGCTGGATGAAGGGGCATTATTTATCTTGTGCTGCGGAGAGGTTTAAAGAACTAGCGATACAGTATTATAAAGAAAAACCCTCAGTTTCGGTCTAA
- a CDS encoding RhaT/GlcU family sugar-proton symporter, which translates to MDIFYALLPAIFWGSLVLVNVKIGGGPYTQTLGTTLGALLFSIGLYIYDPVHLDMKTIIIGLISGFFWVLGQGGQLKTIDVMGVSKTLPISTGMQLVATTLFGAFIFNEWNSGKSVTLGIIALVLIVTGVIFTSIKGKNEKDDGKGNLKKGILILLVSTFGYLVYVVIVRLFGIDGWDVLLPQGIGMVIGGIVLTAKHKPFNTYALKNILPGLIWAAGNMFLFISQDKVGVATSFTLSQMSVVVATLGGIFILKEHKTKRQLVFISIGIILIIISAVLLGISKS; encoded by the coding sequence ATGGATATTTTTTACGCGCTCTTACCCGCTATTTTCTGGGGGAGTCTTGTTCTGGTTAATGTCAAAATTGGAGGAGGACCCTACACCCAAACGCTTGGAACTACGTTAGGGGCTTTGCTATTTTCAATAGGATTATACATATATGATCCGGTTCACTTGGATATGAAGACAATAATCATTGGTCTCATTTCCGGGTTCTTCTGGGTTCTGGGACAAGGTGGACAGCTGAAAACGATTGATGTGATGGGTGTCTCCAAAACATTGCCTATTTCTACCGGTATGCAGCTCGTGGCGACAACGTTATTTGGGGCCTTTATCTTTAATGAATGGAATTCAGGGAAATCAGTTACGTTAGGAATCATTGCACTTGTACTTATTGTTACCGGGGTCATTTTTACATCCATTAAAGGAAAGAACGAAAAAGACGACGGGAAAGGAAACTTAAAAAAAGGGATTCTTATCTTACTTGTATCTACCTTTGGTTACCTTGTCTATGTGGTTATCGTTCGTTTATTTGGAATAGATGGTTGGGACGTACTGCTTCCGCAGGGGATCGGGATGGTAATTGGCGGCATAGTCCTCACGGCAAAACACAAACCATTTAACACTTATGCACTTAAAAATATTTTACCGGGCCTAATTTGGGCAGCAGGGAATATGTTCTTGTTTATCTCGCAAGATAAGGTCGGGGTGGCAACAAGTTTTACCCTTTCTCAAATGAGTGTAGTCGTAGCAACACTAGGCGGGATCTTTATATTAAAAGAGCATAAGACCAAACGACAACTCGTATTTATCTCTATCGGAATTATACTTATTATCATTTCTGCGGTTCTACTTGGAATTTCAAAATCCTAG
- a CDS encoding DoxX family protein: MTTVLQVGTGIAFLLLGMSKWISKEAAGKYTSFGLPKWFRYVMGILEMAGAILLFVGSSNLLLGAVAAFYLAILTASMIIMQIKRGKGSMSGVLPSVTLMMICFVIVSMNLVSIL; the protein is encoded by the coding sequence ATGACAACAGTGCTACAGGTGGGAACAGGCATCGCGTTTTTGTTGCTGGGGATGAGTAAATGGATATCCAAAGAGGCAGCTGGCAAATATACCAGTTTTGGCTTGCCGAAGTGGTTTCGTTATGTGATGGGAATCTTAGAAATGGCAGGGGCTATTTTACTCTTTGTTGGCAGTTCAAATCTCTTGCTTGGAGCAGTTGCCGCTTTTTATCTTGCAATTTTGACGGCATCGATGATAATCATGCAAATAAAACGCGGCAAAGGATCCATGTCGGGAGTGCTACCTTCTGTTACCTTAATGATGATCTGTTTTGTTATTGTGAGCATGAACCTTGTAAGTATATTGTAA